The Castor canadensis chromosome 8, mCasCan1.hap1v2, whole genome shotgun sequence genome contains a region encoding:
- the Nr4a1 gene encoding nuclear receptor subfamily 4immunitygroup A member 1 has protein sequence MPCIQAQYGTPAPSPGPRDHLASDPLTPELSKPTMDLASPEAAPIAPTALPSFSTFMDGYTGEFDTFLYHLPGTAQPCSSTSSSASSTSSSSATSPASASFKLEDFQVYGCYPGTLSGPLDETLSSSGSDYYGSPCSAPSPSTPSFQPPQLSPWDGSFSHFSPSQTYEGLRAWTEQLPKASGLPQPPAFFSFSPPSGPNPSLAQSSLKLFPSQAAHQLGEGENYSMPAAFPGLAPTSPHLDSSGMLDAPVTSAKARSGATGGSEGRCAVCGDNASCQHYGVRTCEGCKGFFKRTVQKSAKYICLANKDCPVDKRRRNRCQFCRFQKCLAVGMVKEVVRTDSLKGRRGRLPSKPKQSPDASPANLLTSLVRAHLDSGPSTAKLDYSKFQELVLPRFGKEDAGDVQQFYDLLSGSLDVIRKWAEKIPGFAELSPGDQDLLLESAFLELFILRLAYRSKPGEGKLIFCSGLVLHRLQCARGFGDWIDSILAFSRSLHSLVVDVPAFACLSALVLITDRHGLQEPRRVEELQNRIASCLKEHMAAVAGEPQPASCLSRLLGKLPELRTLCTQGLQRIFYLKLEDLVPPPPIVDKIFMDTLPF, from the exons ATGCCCTGTATCCAAGCCCAATATGGGACACCGGCACCAAGCCCAGGACCGCGTGACCACCTGGCAAGTGATCCCCTGACTCCTGAGCTCAGCAAGCCCACCATGGACCTGGCCAGCCCTGAGGCAGCCCCCATTGCACCAACTGCCCTGCCCAGCTTCAGCACCTTCATGGACGGCTATACTGGAGAGTTTGACACCTTCCTCTACCACCTGCCAGGGACAGCCCAGCCATGCTCCTCGacctcctcctcagcctcctccaCATCTTCGTCCTCAGCCACCTCTCCCGCCTCTGCTTCCTTCAAACTGGAGGACTTCCAGGTGTACGGCTGCTACCCTGGCACCCTGAGCGGCCCACTTGATGAGACCCTGTCCTCCAGTGGCTCTGACTACTATGGCAGTCCCTGCTCAGCCCCGTCACCATCCACACCCAGCTTCCAGCCACCCCAGCTCTCTCCCTGGGATGGCTCCTTCAGCCACTTCTCCCCCAGCCAGACTTATGAAGGCCTCCGGGCATGGACAGAGCAGCTGCCCAAGGCTTCTGGGCTCCCACAGCCGCCAGCCTTCTTTTCCTTCAGTCCCCCCTCTGGTCCCAACCCTAGTTTGGCCCAAAGCTCCCTGAAGTTGTTCCCATCGCAGGCCGCCCACCAGCTTGGGGAGGGAGAGAACTACTCCATGCCAGCAGCCTTCCCAGGCTTGGCACCCACATCCCCACACCTTGACAGCTCTGGGATGCTGGATGCACCTGTAACCTCAGCCAAGGCCCGGAGTGGCGCTACAGGTGGCAGTGAGGGCCGCTGTGCAGTATGTGGGGACAACGCTTCGTGCCAGCATTACGGAGTCCGTACCTGTGAGGGCTGCAAGGGCTTCTTCAAG CGCACAGTGCAGAAAAGCGCCAAGTACATCTGCCTGGCAAACAAGGACTGCCCTGTGGACAAGAGGCGGCGGAACCGCTGCCAGTTCTGCCGCTTCCAGAAGTGCCTGGCTGTGGGCATGGTGAAGGAAG TTGTCCGGACAGACAGCCTAAAGGGGCGGAGGGGCCGGCTACCTTCAAAACCCAAGCAGTCTCCAGATGCCTCGCCTGCCAATCTCCTCACTTCCCTTGTCCGGGCACACCTGGACTCAGGGCCCAGCACTGCCAAACTGGACTACTCCAAG TTCCAGGAACTTGTGCTGCCCCGCTTTGGGAAGGAAGATGCTGGTGATGTACAGCAGTTCTATGACCTGCTCTCGGGTTCCCTGGATGTTATCCGCAAGTGGGCAGAGAAGATCCCTGGCTTTGCTGAGCTGTCCCCAGGTGACCAGGACCTGCTGCTGGAGTCAGCCTTCCTAGAGCTCTTCATTCTCCGCCTGGCCTACCG GTCTAAGCCAGGTGAGGGAAAGCTCATCTTCTGCTCAGGCCTGGTGCTGCACCGGCTACAGTGTGCTCGTGGCTTTGGTGACTGGATCGACAGTATCCTGGCCTTTTCGCGGTCCCTGCATAGCTTGGTTGTTGATGTCCCTGCCTTTGCCTGCCTCTCTGCTCTTGTCCTCATTACTG ACCGGCATGGCTTGCAGGAGCCAAGGCGGGTGGAAGAGCTGCAGAACCGCATTGCCAGCTGCCTGAAGGAGCACATGGCGGCTGTGGCGGGTGAGCCCCAGCCAGCCAGCTGCTTGTCACGTCTGCTGGGCAAACTCCCTGAGCTGCGGACCCTGTGCACCCAGGGCCTACAGCGTATCTTCTACCTCAAGCTGGAGGATTTGGTGCCCCCTCCACCAATCGTCGACAAAATCTTTATGGACACACTGCCCTTCTGA